The sequence CAACACAACGAGGAAGAAATTATTCTATTTGGTCATCACCATCCGCAACATCTTTTTGAAGGAGGATCAATGTTCATTAATCCCGGCTCGTTAGGATGCCATAATAAATCAACCGCACGTTATGCTATTATTGAGAAGAAACATCAACATATTTATGTAAATATGAAAGCAATTTGGTACGACCGTAGTGAATTTTTGAAATCATATCATTCTTTAGTAGTCCCGCAAAGTGATGTTATTTTACCCATATTTCATGGGGTAGACATGAATTGAAAGGAGAATGAAAAATATCTTCGGAAAATAAAATTCAGATAACTTGATGTAAAAGAACGACATCTTAATGCTTAGACCGAAAAAGAAAACAATGTGTGTTGTGGACAGATTCTCTTCGTCAGTTTGTAGGGATAAAACCAGTAGATGGATACGAGGTTGAATAAAATGTAGAAGGGATTTTTAGAGTAAGGTGGGCTGATTGGAAAAGATGGAATTTTACTCAGATGCCCATCCAATCAAGAAGGAAAGCCAAGAAAGGCCTTTCCTGGCAAAATCTCATTGTTTTGTTACTGACTGGCACTTTTTTTAAAACGAAACAATGCTTTTAATTTATCAAACCATAAAACTTGTTTTCTCTCTTTTTTAACTTTGGCATTAATTGTTCTGTTGATAGCGAAATGAACTGTTTCCTCAATGATCGCTAAGAGAAGGAAAGGGGAAAGAACTAGTAGGATCCATTGCCACATTATGATCATCCTTTCTAAGTATGACTATCTCAATTTTACCAAATAATTCAAATAATTCAATTGAAATGTATGTAAGGAAATTACTGACTCCTTATTTAGGAGTCAGTAATTTTGGTTAGGTTTCAAGAACTTGTGGTTGCTCTTCTTCACCGTTCATTAGTTGGGTAAGGCTCGGTTGGATTTTCAGCACAATATAATTAGGATCATCCACTCCTGAAAACCAAGCTCGAAACTCTTCTCGCCAGAATTTTTCTTTCAGTTCATATGATGTAGAAATAACCGCTTTACCTTCTATTTCTACGTATGAGTCATCATAGCCATTTCCCTCATAACCTAGCAAAATATGAACAAATGGATTCTTTTCGATTTCTTCAACCTTGTGTGTGTTTAGACTTGTCGGCGAATATATGGTTAGGTCTTCATGAAAAAAGGTCATATATCGAGAGTAGGGTTTTTGATTTTTTACCGTGGCTAATGTCCCGATTTGTTGATCTTGTATCACTTTTAAAATCTTTTCTTTCAATTGCGTCTGTTTCAAATTCCCCTCTCCTTTCATTCCTATAATTAAGTTTTACCCCATTTCGAAAGGGAATAAAACATGAATTGAAGGAGAAGGTTGGGTCTGTATAATATAAAAATTCAAGGATGTTTTCAGAGTTGAATGAATTTTGGTAAAATAAGAAGGTGTAGGGGGAGAGAATCA comes from Bacillus sp. 2205SS5-2 and encodes:
- a CDS encoding pyridoxamine 5'-phosphate oxidase family protein yields the protein MKQTQLKEKILKVIQDQQIGTLATVKNQKPYSRYMTFFHEDLTIYSPTSLNTHKVEEIEKNPFVHILLGYEGNGYDDSYVEIEGKAVISTSYELKEKFWREEFRAWFSGVDDPNYIVLKIQPSLTQLMNGEEEQPQVLET